One window of Methanobacterium alkalithermotolerans genomic DNA carries:
- a CDS encoding DUF11 domain-containing protein yields the protein MNKSIIKFLLIIIIVSSISGLTFASESDSINETSNGTSSGKASAKISINFDRSEAKVGDTVIITVAIINDGNIDLTNIMVLVPLPEGLQYLSHATDTSKALYSAAGVWDVGNLRTTSRLGGVKYLYLTAKVLPSAEGKNLIANARYLSIEPESTDTNFQKPGTASSTLRIEIIEESGNGNATGNGTGNMTGGNSSTGNNQAIINELKNTTSKGGLETLKDLSNLQNEGKAYEVTNDTSSTPSNDPGSIYAIITGFIFSLLILVGYFKGVRG from the coding sequence ATGAATAAATCAATAATTAAGTTTTTATTAATCATAATAATAGTCTCCTCCATATCTGGATTGACTTTCGCATCAGAATCAGACAGTATAAATGAAACTTCTAATGGAACCAGCAGTGGAAAAGCCAGTGCTAAAATTAGCATCAATTTTGATAGAAGTGAAGCAAAAGTAGGAGATACAGTAATTATCACTGTTGCTATTATCAATGATGGAAATATAGATTTAACCAATATAATGGTTTTAGTACCCTTGCCCGAAGGCTTACAGTATTTATCACATGCAACTGATACTAGTAAGGCACTTTACTCCGCTGCGGGAGTATGGGATGTGGGAAATTTAAGAACAACTTCCCGATTGGGGGGAGTTAAATATCTCTATCTCACTGCAAAGGTACTACCTTCTGCGGAGGGGAAAAATCTGATTGCCAATGCAAGATATTTGAGTATTGAACCAGAATCTACTGATACTAATTTTCAAAAACCTGGCACGGCCAGCTCTACCTTGAGAATTGAAATAATCGAAGAAAGCGGGAATGGGAATGCCACGGGAAATGGAACTGGCAACATGACTGGAGGAAATAGTAGCACGGGCAATAATCAAGCCATCATCAACGAACTTAAAAATACCACATCAAAAGGTGGTTTGGAAACTTTAAAGGACTTGAGCAATCTTCAAAATGAAGGAAAAGCATATGAAGTAACTAATGATACTTCTTCAACTCCCTCTAATGATCCCGGATCAATCTATGCCATAATAACCGGATTTATATTCTCGCTACTAATATTAGTAGGATATTTCAAAGGAGTCAGGGGATAA
- a CDS encoding ABC transporter substrate-binding protein, with protein sequence MSIYIGIDDTDNLNSRGTGRLTRAIAAEISNICPVKGVTRHQLYYHPDIPYTSHNSCGVIHVESEDEELVPHLFKLAREEILNDFIEGSDPGLVVAHHSQILPPLVAYGIDAKSTILNQEKARLLAGNLGILLEGLGGTEDGVIGALAGVGLAFNKNDGRFLQIGNIRELTGTQSVENLLKAGVEAIFTTDGQQILEGDIFNEENKSVKPCPVNGRPVLFVEHINGCLKAVKRN encoded by the coding sequence ATGAGTATATACATTGGAATAGATGATACTGATAATTTAAATTCTAGAGGAACAGGAAGACTAACCAGAGCAATAGCTGCCGAAATTTCTAATATATGTCCGGTAAAAGGTGTAACCAGACATCAGCTTTATTATCATCCGGACATACCCTATACTTCCCATAACAGCTGCGGGGTTATCCATGTCGAATCAGAAGATGAAGAACTGGTTCCCCACCTCTTCAAACTAGCTCGGGAAGAAATACTTAATGATTTTATTGAAGGCAGTGACCCTGGTTTAGTAGTAGCTCACCATAGCCAAATTTTACCTCCACTAGTGGCTTATGGAATCGATGCCAAGTCTACTATTTTAAATCAGGAAAAGGCCAGGTTACTGGCTGGGAATTTAGGAATACTTTTGGAAGGTTTGGGAGGAACTGAAGATGGGGTAATTGGAGCATTGGCAGGTGTTGGCCTGGCCTTTAATAAAAATGATGGAAGATTTTTACAAATTGGAAATATAAGGGAACTTACTGGCACGCAAAGCGTGGAAAACTTACTAAAAGCAGGTGTGGAAGCGATTTTCACTACAGACGGACAGCAGATACTCGAAGGAGATATTTTCAATGAAGAGAATAAATCAGTTAAACCCTGTCCGGTAAATGGAAGACCGGTTTTATTTGTAGAACATATAAATGGGTGCTTAAAAGCAGTCAAAAGGAATTAA
- a CDS encoding ABC transporter ATP-binding protein, with translation MYLLEIENLNKKYGSKTILEDINLKVKTGINLGLIGPTGCGKTTLLRLIDLLETPSSGKIIFDGHEISKKKRNLHIRRRMGMVFQKPLAFKGTVYDNVAYGLNIRGYDKEYIQNKVYQNLELLGMEDYAHQNASSLSGGESQRMALARVLVTEPDLVLLDEPTSNLDPLSREKIESLILQLKKERDTTIIMTTHDLVQGQRLSDEIAILNQKIFQIGKPEDVFRKPKNQFVADFVGVKNVIKGHARKEPQGLTLIKSGNIDIYSSEQIEGEVFVSIRPEDITLSCNKVKTSSLNEIKGKVVEIIDEGALIHLKIEAEKELFTVYMTRKSFLDMKINIGSELWMEFKATAVHLFQ, from the coding sequence ATGTACCTGCTGGAAATAGAAAATCTGAATAAAAAATATGGATCCAAAACTATTCTAGAGGATATCAATTTAAAGGTAAAAACCGGGATCAACCTGGGATTGATTGGTCCTACCGGCTGTGGTAAAACGACTTTATTGCGTCTAATTGATCTTTTAGAAACTCCATCATCAGGTAAAATCATATTTGATGGCCATGAAATTTCAAAAAAAAAAAGAAATCTGCATATTCGTCGTAGAATGGGGATGGTATTCCAAAAGCCCCTGGCCTTTAAAGGAACCGTATATGATAATGTAGCATATGGATTGAATATCAGAGGTTATGATAAGGAATATATACAAAATAAGGTTTACCAAAATTTAGAATTACTGGGAATGGAAGATTATGCGCATCAAAATGCAAGTAGCCTTTCCGGGGGTGAATCTCAAAGAATGGCCCTGGCCAGAGTGCTAGTTACCGAACCAGATTTAGTTCTTCTGGATGAGCCTACTTCCAACCTGGATCCCCTGTCCCGTGAAAAAATAGAGTCCTTAATTCTGCAACTTAAAAAAGAAAGGGATACCACCATAATTATGACCACCCACGATCTGGTTCAGGGCCAGCGCCTTTCAGATGAAATTGCCATATTAAATCAAAAAATTTTCCAGATAGGAAAACCTGAGGATGTTTTTAGAAAACCTAAAAATCAATTTGTGGCGGACTTTGTAGGCGTGAAAAATGTAATTAAAGGCCATGCCCGTAAAGAGCCACAAGGATTGACACTTATAAAAAGTGGAAATATCGACATTTATTCCTCAGAACAAATAGAAGGCGAGGTATTTGTATCAATACGTCCTGAAGATATTACTTTATCATGTAATAAAGTTAAAACCAGTTCTTTGAATGAAATAAAAGGAAAAGTGGTTGAAATTATAGATGAAGGGGCTCTTATCCATCTTAAAATAGAAGCAGAAAAAGAATTATTCACAGTTTATATGACCCGCAAGTCCTTCCTGGATATGAAAATCAATATCGGATCTGAACTATGGATGGAATTCAAAGCAACTGCAGTTCATCTTTTTCAGTGA
- a CDS encoding ABC transporter permease — protein sequence MSPVIDGIYQAINLIITLDPEMVEITLRTLYISLSSTLVATLIGVPLGGLIHFKAFKGKRGLINMIQTLYSVPTVLVGLFVFLLLSRSGIFGGFNLLFTPTGMIIGQSILILPLLVGFTINSLSGVQKNIEDLALSLGASDFQTIYTIMKEARYALIGAIILGFGRAISEVGVALLIGGNIRGFTRVITTTISLETSKGNIALSIALGIILLVIALIINLILNYIQEK from the coding sequence TTGAGCCCTGTTATAGACGGTATTTATCAAGCTATTAATCTCATAATCACATTAGACCCGGAAATGGTCGAAATTACATTGCGTACTCTATATATTTCCTTATCTTCTACCCTGGTTGCCACCTTAATCGGAGTTCCCCTGGGAGGATTGATTCATTTCAAAGCATTTAAGGGTAAAAGAGGACTAATAAATATGATTCAGACCCTTTATAGTGTGCCTACCGTGCTGGTGGGGCTTTTTGTGTTTCTTTTGTTATCCCGTTCAGGTATATTTGGTGGATTCAACCTATTGTTCACCCCCACCGGTATGATTATTGGTCAAAGTATACTTATACTTCCTTTACTGGTTGGATTTACCATTAACTCCTTAAGTGGAGTTCAAAAAAATATAGAAGACCTGGCCTTATCTTTAGGGGCAAGTGATTTTCAGACCATTTACACCATTATGAAAGAAGCCCGTTACGCCCTTATAGGTGCTATAATACTGGGTTTTGGTCGGGCTATATCGGAAGTGGGAGTGGCTTTGCTCATAGGTGGAAATATAAGAGGATTCACCAGAGTCATAACCACTACCATATCTCTTGAAACTTCCAAGGGGAATATAGCTCTTTCAATAGCGTTAGGAATAATTTTACTGGTTATTGCACTTATAATCAACCTGATACTGAATTACATCCAGGAGAAATAG
- a CDS encoding substrate-binding domain-containing protein, with protein sequence MNNRLLAAVLILIVVLLGVGTYVYSGAMDGKEVLVVATTTSLEDTGLLEEIEAAFEAKYPNIDMQVISGGTGIAIEYGKNGDADIILVHDKAREEELIEEGIGTKRNPFAYNYFYIVGPSNDPADIKGMDAAEAFEKIQEEGEKDPEAVEFISRGDDSGTHSREKKIWKAAGLDYNNTVQNAPWYVESGKGMGDTLTIADEKQAYTISDSGTFLAFKDKISLEALITESPDLLNVYSAIPMNPDKVSTTNNDAANKLVEFLLSSEGQKIIAEFGVEEYGQNLFTALNGGPEPTALFSSFLVGQSELAA encoded by the coding sequence ATGAATAACCGACTATTAGCAGCAGTTTTAATATTAATAGTGGTTTTACTGGGTGTTGGAACCTATGTATACAGTGGTGCAATGGATGGAAAAGAGGTCCTTGTTGTAGCCACCACCACCAGCTTAGAAGACACTGGATTATTAGAAGAAATAGAAGCCGCATTTGAAGCAAAGTACCCTAACATTGATATGCAAGTAATATCTGGTGGTACCGGTATAGCCATCGAATATGGTAAAAATGGTGATGCAGATATAATTCTGGTGCATGATAAAGCCCGTGAAGAAGAATTAATTGAAGAGGGGATAGGAACTAAAAGAAATCCTTTTGCTTACAATTATTTCTACATCGTGGGGCCTTCCAATGACCCCGCCGATATAAAAGGCATGGATGCAGCTGAAGCATTTGAAAAAATACAGGAAGAAGGTGAAAAAGACCCTGAAGCCGTTGAATTTATATCCAGAGGAGATGATTCAGGTACCCACTCCCGTGAGAAAAAAATCTGGAAAGCCGCAGGACTCGATTATAACAATACCGTCCAGAATGCTCCATGGTATGTGGAAAGTGGTAAGGGAATGGGGGATACTCTAACCATAGCTGATGAAAAGCAAGCCTACACCATATCAGATTCTGGAACATTTTTAGCCTTTAAAGATAAAATAAGTCTGGAGGCCCTTATTACAGAAAGCCCTGATTTATTAAATGTTTATTCTGCTATCCCTATGAACCCCGATAAGGTTTCTACTACCAATAATGATGCTGCCAACAAGCTGGTTGAATTTTTACTATCCAGTGAAGGACAGAAGATTATTGCAGAGTTTGGAGTAGAAGAATACGGTCAAAATTTGTTTACTGCATTAAATGGTGGTCCAGAGCCTACTGCATTATTTAGTTCATTTTTAGTAGGACAATCTGAACTAGCAGCTTAA